The sequence below is a genomic window from Candidatus Nanopelagicales bacterium.
CGAGCCCGGCTCGACGAGCAAGGTGATGACGATCGCCGCGGTGGTCGACCAGAAGAAGGCCGACCCGTACACCGCCATCACGGTGCCGCCGTCGCTCCCGCGCGGCGGCAAGGACTTCCACGACCACACCCCGCACGGCACGCTGAACCTGACCCTCGCCGGCGTGATGGCGAAGTCCAGCAACATCGGCACGATCCTGGCCGCCGAGCGGATCGGCGGCGACACGCTGTACGAGTACCTGAAGAAGTTCGGCATCGGCGAGTCCACCGGTCTCGGCTTCCCCGGAGAGAGCAGCGGCTACGTGCCCCCGCCGAAGGACTGGTCCGGCACGTCGTTCCCGACCATCGCGTTCGGGCAGGGCCTGTCGGTCAACTCGGTGCAGGCGGCCAGCGTGTTCGCGACGATCGCCAACGACGGGGTGCGCGTCCCGCCGCGGCTGGTCGACTCGTACGAGCTGCCCGACGGCACGGTGGAGCAGCCCGAGACGGGGGAGCCGGTTCCCGTGGTGTCGCGCAAGGCCGCCACCCAGGTCCGCAAGATGCTGGAGATGGTGGTCTCGGACCAGGGCACGGCGCCCATGGCGGCGATCCCCGGCTACCGCGTCGGGGGCAAGACCGGCACCGCCCAGTACGTCGACCCCGAGTGCGGCTGCTACCGGGGCGTCGTCGCGTCGTTCATCGGCATGGCCCCGGCCGACAAGCCCGAGCTGATCGTCGCCGTGTCCATCGTGAAGCCGCGGGTCGGCCGCTACGGCGGGCAGCTCGGTGGCCCGGTGTTCCAGCGGGTGATGACCTACGCCCTTCAGGTGCAGCGCGTTCCGCCGACCGGGAGCAAGCCGCCGTCGCTCCCCGTCGACCTCGGCGGGGCCGGGTAGCCTGCGGCCGTGTCACGCGCGCCGAGACCCGCACCGGTGCCGCGTCCCCTCGACGAGGCGGCCGGGATCCTCGGCATCCCGCTCTCCGGGGCCCCGTCCGTCACCGGCGTGACGCACGACTCCCGGGCGGTGGTCCCCGGCGACCTGTACGCCGCGCTGCCCGGGTTCGTGACCCACGGGGCTCGCTTCGCGGGTGACGCCGTCCGGTCGGGGGCGGTCGCGGTGCTGACCGACCCCGAGGGCCGGGTCGAGGCGGAGGCCGCCGGCGTCCCGGTGCTGGTGGTCCCGGACCCGCGGTCCCGGCTGGGGGAGCTGGCGGCCTGGGCGTACGGGCGGCCGGCCGACGACCTGCTCGTCCTCGGAGTGACCGGCACCAACGGGAAGACCACGGTCACCTACCTGCTCGATGCCGGCCTGCGCGCCGCGGGCCATGTGACCGGCATCGTCGGCACGGTCGGCACCCGGATCGCGGACACCGAGGTTCCGACGGTCCGGACCACGCCGGAGGCGACCGACGTCCACGCGCTGCTCGCCGTGATGCGCGAACGCGGTGTCACCGCGGTCGCCCTGGAGGTCTCGAGCCACGCGCTGGTGCTGGGCCGGGTCGACGGCCTCACCTTCGACGTCGCGGGCTTCACCAACCTCAGCCAGGACCACCTGGACTTCCACGGGACGATGGAGGACTACTTCGCGGCCAAGTCCGGCCTGTTCACCCCGCCGCGGTCACGGCGTGGTGTCGTCTGCGTCGACGACGACTGGGGGCGTCGGCTGGCCGGTGACGCGGACGTCCCCGTCACGACGTACGCCCTGGGCACGGACGAGGCGGAGTGGCGGGCGTCGGCCGGTCCCGTCGGCAGCGGTGGCGCGCGCACCCTGACCGTGTCCGGGCCGGGGGTCGACGGGCTGCGGCTGGACGTGCCGCTCCCCGGGGCCTTCAATGCCGCCAATGCCCTCGGCGCGCTGGCGATGCTGGTCTCCGCCGGGGTGGATCCCGCCCTGGCGGCCTGGGGGATCGGTCGCTGCCGTGGCGTCCCGGGCCGGATGGAGCGCGTCCCCCGGCCGGAGGGCAGGACGGCCCCCGCGGTGGCGATCGTGGACTACGCGCACACGCCGGACGCCGTCGCCCGCGCCCTGACCGCTGTGCGCGAAGGGACGTCGGGCCGGGTACTGGTCGTCCTCGGCTGCGGTGGTGACCGCGACCGGGAGAAGCGGCCGGTCATGGGCCAGACCGCGGCGCGACTGGCCGACGTGGTCGTCGTCACCGACGACAATCCCCGGTCCGAGGACCCCGCCGCCATCCGTCAGGCTGTGCTGGACGGCACGACCGCGGTCCCGGCCGGCGACCGCGCGGACGTGTTCGAGGTGGGGGACCGCCGCGCCGCGGTCCGCGCCGCCGTCGACCGGGCGGGTCCGGACGACGTCGTGCTGGTCCTGGGCAAGGGCCACGAGCAGGGGCAGGAGGTGGCCGGCGTGACCCATCCGTTCGACGACCGCCTGGTCCTGCGCGAGGCGCTCGAGGAGGTCGACCGGTGATCGCGCTGACGCTGGCCGAGGTGGCCGAGGCCGTCGGCGGTGCGCTGGCCGACGTCGTCGACCCGCAGGCGCGGGTCGGCGGTGCCGTTGCCGACTCCCGGCTGGTGCAGCCGGGGGACCTGTTCGTCGCCGTGGCGGGGGAGCGGGTTGACGGGCACGACTTCGCCGCCGGTGCGGTCCGGGACGGCGCGGTGGCCGTCCTGGGCACCCGTCCCCTGGGTGTGCCCACGGTCGTCGTCGACGACCCGGTGGCCGCCCTCGGGCGGCTGGCGGCAGCGGTTCTCGACCGGTTGCCGGACGCGACCGTGGTCGCCCTGACCGGCTCCAGCGGCAAGACCAGCACCAAGGACCTGCTCGCGCAGGTCGTGATCCTGCGCGGCCCGGTCGTGGCACCCGAGGGGTCCTTCAACACCGAGGTCGGCCTGCCCCTCACGGTGCTGCGGGCCGACGACGAGACCCGCACCCTCGTCCTGGAGATGGGTGCGCGCGGGGTCGGGCACATCGCCTACCTGTGCGGCATCGCGCGGCCGGATGTTGCGGCGGTACTGAACGTCGGCTCCGCCCACCTCGGCGAGTTCGGCGGGCGGGAGGCCATCGCCCGCGCGAAGGGCGAGATCGTCGAGGCGCTGCCGCCCGACGGGACCGCGGTGCTCAACGCGGACGACCCGCTGGTGGCCGCGATGTCGTCGCGCAGCGGGGGGCGCGTCCTCACGTTCGGCGAGTCCCCGGGTGCGGACGTCCGGGCCGAGGACGTCCGGCTCGACGACCTGGCCCGCCCCTCGTTCCGGCTCGTCGTGGGCGCGGACTCCGCGCCGGTGACGATGCGGCTGCACGGCGAGCACCAGGTCGCCAACGCGCTCGCCACCGCCGCGGCGGCGCACGCGCTGGGCATCCCGGTGGCGGACGTCGCCACGGCGCTGAGCGCCGCCACCACGCGCAGCCGCTGGCGGATGGAGGTCACCGAGACCGCCGACGGCGTCACCGTCGTCAACGACGCCTACAACGCCAACCCGGAGTCGGTCCGCGCCGCGCTGAAGGCGCTGGTGGCGATGGCCGGGGGCCGGCGGACCTGGGCCGTGCTGGGGGAGATGCGCGAGCTCGGCCCGGACACGCTCACCGAGCACGACGCGATCGGGCGCCTGGCGGTGCGCCTGGACGTGTCCCGCCTCGTGGCCGTGGGCGAGGGCGCCCGCGCCCTGCACCTGGGTGCCGCGCACGAGGGCTCCTGGGGCGAGGAGTCCACCTGGGTGCCCGACACCGATGCCGCGATCGCCCTGCTGCTCGAGCAGGTCCGGCCCGGGGACGTGGTCCTGGTCAAGGCCTCCCGCGCGGTGGGCCTGGAGCGCGTCGCCGCGGCGCTGCTCGAGCGGGAGGGACCCGCATGAGGTTGGTCGCCATCGCCGGCACGCTGTCGGTCCTGGTCTCCCTGCTCGGCACCCCGCTGCTGATCCGGTTCCTGCGCCGGCACGGCTACGCGCAGGCGATCCGGGTCTCCACCGACGACGAGGCGTACCCGGCCCACGAGGGCAAGCGCGGCACGCCCTCCATGGGCGGCCTGGCCATCATCGCCGGCGTCCTCGTGGGGTACTTCGGGACCCTGCTGATCGCCTGGCGGCCACCGACGGCGTCCGGTCTGCTGGCGCTGTTCCTCATGATCGGGCTCGGCCTGGTCGGCATGGCCGACGACTACCTGAAGATCTTCAAGCAGCGCAGCACGGGCATCCGGGCCCGCACCAAGCTGATCGGGCAGGCGGCGGTCGCCTTCGCATTCGCCTGGTTGTCGCTGCAGTTCCCCGACTCCGACGGCTACACGCCTGCCTCCGAGGCGATCTCGTTCGTCCGCGACACCTCGCTGGTGCTTCCGTTCGGGCTGTTCCTGCTGTGGGTCTGGTTCCTCGTCACCGCGACGACGAACGGGGTCAACCTCACCGACGGCCTGGACGGGCTGGCCTCGGGTGCCGCCGTCATGACGTTCGTGTCGTACACGGTCATGTCGGTGTGGCAGTACGGCCAGGACTGCTCGTTCAGCCAGACGGCGACCTGCTACGAGATCCGGGACCCGCTCGACCTCGCCGTGTTCGGCGCGGCGGCGGCCGGCGCCACCTTCGGCTTCCTGTGGTGGAACACGGCTCCGGCCCGGATCTTCATGGGGGACACCGGGTCCCTGGCGCTCGGTGGCGCCATCGCCGCCCTCGCCATCATGACCCGGACCGAGCTGTTGCTGCCGCTGACCGCGGGCCTGTTCCTCATCATCACGCTGTCGGTCATCGGGCAGGTCGGCTCGTACAAGCTCACCGGACGCCGGATGTTCCGGATGGCGCCGCTGCACCACCACTTCGAGATGCTCGGGTGGCCGGAGATCCAGATCGTCGTGCGCTTCTGGCTGATCCAGGGGCTGTGCGTCGGGGCGGCGATGGGGCTGTTCTACGCGGAGTGGGTCATCGCATGAGTGCGGTGGACGTCGGCGCCCTCCGCCGGGGCTCGGACTGGGGCGCGGTGCACGTGGGCGTGGCCGGCATCGGGGTGGCGGGCTTCGCGGCGGCGGACGCGCTGCTGCAGCTGGGGGCGCGGGTCAGCGTGGTGGACGCCTCGGAGTCCGAGCGCCAGCAGGAGCGCGCCGAGGTGCTGCGCACGCTCGGCGCGGAGGTCACCCTCGGGGACGGCGACCGGCTGCCCGAGGGGATCGACCTGCTGGTGGTCTCCCCGGGGCTGCGCCCGTCGGCGCCGGTCATCCGCGCCGCGCTCGGCTCGGGCGTACCGGTCTGGGGCGAGCTGGAGCTGGCCTGGCGGCTGCGCCCCGAGGACGACCCGCCCGCCTGGCTGTGCATCACCGGCACCAACGGGAAGACGACCGCCACTCTCATGCTGGCGTCGATGCTGAAGGCTGCCGGGCTGCGCGCCGCCGCCGCCGGCAACATCGGCGACTCGCTGGTCTCGGCGATGATGCACGACGACCTCGAGGTCGTCGCCGTCGAGGTGGGCGCCCCGCAGCTGCCGTTCCTGCACACGGTCAGCCCGCACGCCGCTGTCTGCCTCAACATCGCCGAGGACCACGTCGACCACTTCGGCGGCTTCGACGAGTACGTGGCCGCCAAGGCCCGGGTGTACGAGCGGGTCCGAGTCGCCGCGGTCTACAACGTGCAGGACCCGGTCACCGAACGGCTGGTCGCCGACGCCGACGTGGTCGAGGGCTGCCGTGCTGTCGGCTTCACCCTCGGCACCCCGGCGGTGTCCATGCTCGGCGTGGTCGAGGACCTGCTGGTCGACCGCGCGTTCCTGCCCGAGCGCAGGGACGCGGCACTCGAGCTGGCCTCGGTAGCCGACGTGCGGCCCGCGGCCCCGCACAACGTCGCCAACGCGCTGGCCGCCGCCGCCCTCGCCCGCGCGTACGGCGTCCCGCCGCTTGCGGTGCGCGACGGCCTGCGGTCGTTCGTCCCCGCGGAGCA
It includes:
- a CDS encoding UDP-N-acetylmuramoyl-L-alanyl-D-glutamate--2,6-diaminopimelate ligase, producing MSRAPRPAPVPRPLDEAAGILGIPLSGAPSVTGVTHDSRAVVPGDLYAALPGFVTHGARFAGDAVRSGAVAVLTDPEGRVEAEAAGVPVLVVPDPRSRLGELAAWAYGRPADDLLVLGVTGTNGKTTVTYLLDAGLRAAGHVTGIVGTVGTRIADTEVPTVRTTPEATDVHALLAVMRERGVTAVALEVSSHALVLGRVDGLTFDVAGFTNLSQDHLDFHGTMEDYFAAKSGLFTPPRSRRGVVCVDDDWGRRLAGDADVPVTTYALGTDEAEWRASAGPVGSGGARTLTVSGPGVDGLRLDVPLPGAFNAANALGALAMLVSAGVDPALAAWGIGRCRGVPGRMERVPRPEGRTAPAVAIVDYAHTPDAVARALTAVREGTSGRVLVVLGCGGDRDREKRPVMGQTAARLADVVVVTDDNPRSEDPAAIRQAVLDGTTAVPAGDRADVFEVGDRRAAVRAAVDRAGPDDVVLVLGKGHEQGQEVAGVTHPFDDRLVLREALEEVDR
- the murF gene encoding UDP-N-acetylmuramoyl-tripeptide--D-alanyl-D-alanine ligase — translated: MIALTLAEVAEAVGGALADVVDPQARVGGAVADSRLVQPGDLFVAVAGERVDGHDFAAGAVRDGAVAVLGTRPLGVPTVVVDDPVAALGRLAAAVLDRLPDATVVALTGSSGKTSTKDLLAQVVILRGPVVAPEGSFNTEVGLPLTVLRADDETRTLVLEMGARGVGHIAYLCGIARPDVAAVLNVGSAHLGEFGGREAIARAKGEIVEALPPDGTAVLNADDPLVAAMSSRSGGRVLTFGESPGADVRAEDVRLDDLARPSFRLVVGADSAPVTMRLHGEHQVANALATAAAAHALGIPVADVATALSAATTRSRWRMEVTETADGVTVVNDAYNANPESVRAALKALVAMAGGRRTWAVLGEMRELGPDTLTEHDAIGRLAVRLDVSRLVAVGEGARALHLGAAHEGSWGEESTWVPDTDAAIALLLEQVRPGDVVLVKASRAVGLERVAAALLEREGPA
- the mraY gene encoding phospho-N-acetylmuramoyl-pentapeptide-transferase; protein product: MRLVAIAGTLSVLVSLLGTPLLIRFLRRHGYAQAIRVSTDDEAYPAHEGKRGTPSMGGLAIIAGVLVGYFGTLLIAWRPPTASGLLALFLMIGLGLVGMADDYLKIFKQRSTGIRARTKLIGQAAVAFAFAWLSLQFPDSDGYTPASEAISFVRDTSLVLPFGLFLLWVWFLVTATTNGVNLTDGLDGLASGAAVMTFVSYTVMSVWQYGQDCSFSQTATCYEIRDPLDLAVFGAAAAGATFGFLWWNTAPARIFMGDTGSLALGGAIAALAIMTRTELLLPLTAGLFLIITLSVIGQVGSYKLTGRRMFRMAPLHHHFEMLGWPEIQIVVRFWLIQGLCVGAAMGLFYAEWVIA
- the murD gene encoding UDP-N-acetylmuramoyl-L-alanine--D-glutamate ligase; this encodes MSAVDVGALRRGSDWGAVHVGVAGIGVAGFAAADALLQLGARVSVVDASESERQQERAEVLRTLGAEVTLGDGDRLPEGIDLLVVSPGLRPSAPVIRAALGSGVPVWGELELAWRLRPEDDPPAWLCITGTNGKTTATLMLASMLKAAGLRAAAAGNIGDSLVSAMMHDDLEVVAVEVGAPQLPFLHTVSPHAAVCLNIAEDHVDHFGGFDEYVAAKARVYERVRVAAVYNVQDPVTERLVADADVVEGCRAVGFTLGTPAVSMLGVVEDLLVDRAFLPERRDAALELASVADVRPAAPHNVANALAAAALARAYGVPPLAVRDGLRSFVPAEHRIAEVAVVDGVRYVDDSKATNTHAAQTSLLAYEPVVWIAGGLAKGQAFDDLVVAVGGRLRAVVLLGVDRGLIRDALARHAPDVPVVEVDRTDTGAMDDVVRAAAVAARPGDTVLLAPGCASWDMFRDYGQRGDLFAQAVLALSGGRP